The Desulfovibrio fairfieldensis sequence AAAGGAGTGTACTCTTGCCTCAGCCGTTGCGGCGAAGCTGCTTACGGATGAGGACAGCAGAGCTATGGTACTCGACTGGAATAAAAGGCGAAGTTCAACAAAGCCCGCAGGCAAAAGAACGTAGTGTCAACAGGCCCTAGCGGCCGCCTTCGCCGCCCTGATAGGCCGCCACATCCACGACCAGGGTTCTGGAACTCTGGCGCAGGGTCAGCGTGAAGAGTTGTACGTCGCGCTGCGGCGCGTCGGCGTCGGCCAGAGCGGGCAGCATGGCGGCCGGGGCCAGCATCAGGGTGGCCTCACCCCGACCGGATTGCAGAAAATACTCCAGGGCCCGTTGCAGGATGTCCTTCTGCTTGGCCGTATCCATATCCGTCATTTCCGTAAAATTCATGTCCAGGCCGGGCAGCTCAGCCTGCCAGGGCGCATAGCCCTGGCTGTAGAGCGTCCGCAGCAGGGCGGCCAGATTGGCGTCGGTCAGGTGCTGCCGCAGCTCCAGATGCCCAAGGCGGTCGCGTCCGGAAAGGGTGCCGCTTCCGCCGGAGGACTGGCTCGGCGCGAGGCGCGCGGCCCAGACCATGCCCGCAAAGCCCAGGCTGGTCAGCACCGCGTCATTGTCGTCCCGAGGGGGATCGGGCTCCAGCAGGGAACAGACGTCATTCATGGTCATGCCGGGGCGGAACTGGTCCAGGGTGCAGACCGGCCTGCTGAGTTCGCCGGGCAGCAGGCTTTGGGCATTGCCGTTGATATGCCGTGAGATATTGTTCTTCTGTTCCAGAATCAGACAGGCCGTATGGTCGCCGCAGAAGGTCAGGCGGCGCGCCTGGGCCAGGGGCACGGCCTTGAAAAACCAGAAGGCCAGGCCCGTATCCACGCGCAGGTCCGCCGTGACTCCGGGATTTTCAATATCGTCCCGTGCGCCGGGGGCCATGTCCAGACGCACGAAATATGTGGTCCGGCCCTGGCGGAAGCGGATATTAAGCAGGTCCCGGCTGGTCTGATTGCTGACGGTCAGGCAGGCAGGCGTTTCGGCGGCCGACGAGCCGCGCGCCGGAAAGACGCAGAGAAGGGCGAGCAGCAGAAGCGCGACAATGCGGCAACGCGTATTTTTCATGGCGGAACTCCGGTTGGAGATGGGTACGCCCGTACTGTAGCAGAGTGCGGGGGCCGCCTGTCAAGGCGGCATGCGCAGGGGCTCGGCCCGGTGCGGAGCCGTGCAGGGCGCGCCGGGTTTTCCTCCCTTTACGCTGGCGGGCCGGACTGCTATGGTGCTGGCATTGCTCGTGCCGGATGGCGCGCGGGCAGTAGTATATCAGTAAGAATACAAGGAGAATCTATGGCCTCCGCTTCCCGTTCGTCCGCATCCGGGCAAGACAGCCCCAAAACCGGTCCGCGCCTGCGCCCGTCGTCGCTGGTGGCGGCGTGTTTTCTGGTGCTGGCGGCCGTTGCCCTGGCCTATGTGGGCGGGGTTATGAGTGGGCGCGCATACGCGGTCAGGCACGCGGTTCCGGCTGCGGCGACGCAGCCCGGCGCGCGGGCGGACGCCGGTGAAAAGCCCGTGGACCTCATCAGCCAGGGCGCGGAAGCGGTACAGGACGGCGCGGACGCGGGCCAGCGGATACTGGCTCCGGAAGATCTGCGTTTCGCTCGGGCTCTGCGCAATGATTCCGCCAATGCCTCCGAGCCGGACCCGGCCCGGCCCGCTCCGGCAATGCCGCAGGCGACCGCCGCAGCGCCCGGCCAGGGCGCGCAAAACACGCAACCCGGCCAAAACGCGCCGGGCGGCGTTCCCGCCTCGCCCTTCGCCCCGGCCGTGCCGGAAGGCCAGACCCCGCCGCCCGCTCCGGCGGCCACCATGTTCGACTACGTCTTTCAGGTAGCGGCCTTCAAGGATGAGGACAGCGTGGACAGCCTGCGTCAGCGGTTGGAGGGCCGGGGGCTGCGCACCCGTATGCAACGCGACGGCAAGCTCTTTCTGGTCCTGGTGCTGCTGCGCGGCGACGCCGCCCGCGCGGCGGAAGTGCCGCAGATCATGCAGGAGCTGCATCTGGGGCAGCCCATTGTGCGCAGCCGCAAGCCAGCCATGCCTTAAGCTGGGGCCATGAAATAAGATTTCCTTCATAAGCAATAGAGATTTTTCAATAAACCAAGCGGAGATCGATTTTTTCTTAAAAATAGTAACAATTACTATTTACAAAAATCGTCAGCCGTGCCATGCTTTTTCCAACGCAATACAAGCAGGTACGGAGCCGTTTTTTCTCACCCGATCCCTTCGGATAAACCAAGGAGAAAAGCATCATGGCAGATAATATGAAAAATAAAGACTCGCTCACCACCAATGCCGGCGCGCCGGTGCCCAATAATAATCATGCCCTGACCGCCGGTCCGCGCGGCCCCATGCTTATGCAGGACGTCTGGTTTCAGGAGAAGCTGGCCCATTTCGACCGTGAAGTGATTCCGGAACGGCGCATGCATGCCCGTGGTTCCGGCGCGTACGGCACCTTTACGGTGACCCATGACCTCACCAAATACACCAGGGCTTCGCTGTTTGCTGAAATCGGCAAAAAAACCGATGTGTTCGCCCGATTCTCCACCGTGGCGGGCGAGCGCGGCGCCGCTGACGCGGAGCGCGACATCCGCGGCTTTGCCCTCAAATTTTATACGGATCAGGGCAACTGGGACATGGTTGGCAATAACACGCCGGTCTTCTTTTTGCGCGACCCGCTTAATTTCCCGGACCTGAACCACGTGGTCAAGCGCAACCCGCGCACCAATATGCACAGCGCCAAGGACAACTGGGACTTCTGGACCCTGCTGCCCGAAGCCCTGCACCAGGTCACCGTGGTCATGAGCGACCGGGGCATTCCGGCTTCCTACCGGCACATGCACGGTTTCGGCAGTCATACCTACAGCCTGATCAACGCCAAAAACGAACGCTTCTGGGTCAAATTCCACTTCAGAACCCAGCAGGGCATCAAAAATCTCACGGACGCCGAGGCCCAGGAACTTATCGGGCGCGACCGCGACAGCCATCAGCGCGATCTGTACGAGCACATCGAAAAGGGCGACTATCCCCGCTGGACCCTGTACTTCCAGATCATGCCCGAGGAAGACGCCGAGAAGCTGCCCTACCATCCCTTTGATTTGACCAAGGTCTGGTACCACAAGGATTATCCGCTCATGGAAGTGGGCGTGCTGGAACTGAACCGCAATCCGGAAAACTATTTCGCGGAAGTGGAACAGGCCGCTTTCAACCCCTCCAATCTGGTGCCCGGCATCGGCGTTTCGCCGGACAAGATGCTTCAGGGCCGCCTGTTCTCCTACGGCGACGCGCAGCGGTACCGCCTGGGCGTCAATCACCATCTGATCCCGGTGAACAAGTCGCGCTGCCCCTATCACAGCTTCCACCGCGACGGCCAGATGCGCGTGGACGGCAACTACGGCAGCTACACCAGCTATGAGCCCAACAGCGAGGGCGCCTGGCAGGAACAGCCCGAGTTCGCCGAGCCGCCGCTGAAGATCAGCGGCGATGCGGCCCGCTGGAATTATCCCTGCGACGATGCCGACTACTTTGAACAGCCCGGCAAGCTCTTCCGGCTGATGAGCCCGGAACAGAAAGAAGCCCTGTTCGGCAATACGGCCCGTGCCCTGGGCGACGCGCCCAAGGAAATCAAGCTGCGCCACATCCGCAACTGCGCCAAAGCCGATCCGGCTTACGGCGCCGGTGTGGCCAAGGCCTGCGGCATTCCTGAAAGCGAAATCTGAGCCTTTTCAGCGTAAGCTCTCCTTAACGCAATTCACTTATTTCAAACATGAATTGCTCTCGCGGCGGCATGCCCGCGCCGCCGGCGCTGATCCCCGAACCCCTCCGGATTTTTCCGGAGGGGTTTTTCGTGCCGCGCGGACTAGAGCAGATTAACTTTGAAATTTTACAAATTTCAAAGTTAACATTCGGGCGAAAAACGTGGTTATCGTTGCTGTCGATCCCCGTATGGCTCCGTTGTCGCCAACGGGGACAGCCCTTCGGGCTGCCCGTCGGGTCGGTCTTCGCGGCGTGCCGCACCGTGTGCGGCGTTAGGGTCTGTTAACACTATAGAATTTTTGTTCGCCTGCAAGGAAGATAAACCTGCTTTGAGGGAGTGTACTCTTCTGGTACTCGACCGAAAAAGCAGGTGAAATCTGACGCGGCAGGAGGGCAAAAAGGCATAGCGTTAACAGGCCCTAGAGCGGTTTGCGCTTGAAATTATCGCTTAACGGCGAAGTAAATTCGCCTTGCGATACTTTCGCGGTACGGCTTTTCACGGAAAATCCGCACAGAGCGTTGAGATATTTTCAATATCAAAACGCTCTGTGCGTGGCGCTGGATTTGACCTCTGTATCTCTTTAATTGTATTATTTACATAATTATTATTCTATATATAAAGATGGTTTCACGCAGCGCACTGCGAACGGGGTGAGCCATGCACAGTAAAGAAATGTTGGAAAAGCGTATTTCCTATGAAAAAATGCTTGCCGAGATTTCTGAAATGGCCGTACGCGTCAATGATATGGACGCCTTTCTGCAACAGGCCTTACAGCGCATGGGTGTAACGCTGCATGTCAGCCGCGTGTTCATGTTCGGCTATCAGCATGAAGACCGCACCTTCGCCTGCCGCTGCGGCTGGGACGACCCGGAACTGGGCGTCAGGCGCGGTTCCGGGGGCATTGTGCTGCACATTCCCGACGCCGCCGGGGAGCTGACCTCCGGCACGGTGCTCAATTATCCTGATACGGCGACCATGCCCTTCAAAAACTACAGGGACCATCTGCTCGCCTCAGGGGTGAAATCCACCCTGAACGTGCCGCTTTTCGTCTACGGAAGCATGTACGGCTTCATCGGCTTTGACGAACACAGATTCCACCGCCAGTGGCACGATTCCGACCTCTACATTCTGACCACGGCGGCCCAGATCCTGTCGCGGGCCATTGAAAACAAGATTTACGAGCGTGAGCTCGTCGAAAACAAAAATCTGCTGGAATCCATTTTCGGCAGCGTACAGGACGCCATCATCACGGTGGACGCCTCTCTGCGCATCATCACCGCCAACCGCGCGGCCGCCGGCATCTGCCACAGGAATATCGCGGCGGGCAAGCGCTTTGATCTCTGCGCCAGCGATTGCACCAGGGCCTGTCTCGCCTTGCTCAAGGAAACCCTGCAGACACAGCGCAGCCTGCGCGACTCGCAGATCTGCTGTTTCCGGGGCGGAGGCAGGGAACAGATGGCGGCGGTCAACTGTTCCCCCCTGCTTAACGGCGAAGGCGGCTTTCTGGGCGGGGTTCTGGTCATCCGCGACATCACCCGCCTGGCTCGCCTGGAAAACGCCCTGCGCGAACGACGCAACTACCAGGGCATCATCGGCCAAAGCGAGAAAATGC is a genomic window containing:
- a CDS encoding SPOR domain-containing protein, whose translation is MASASRSSASGQDSPKTGPRLRPSSLVAACFLVLAAVALAYVGGVMSGRAYAVRHAVPAAATQPGARADAGEKPVDLISQGAEAVQDGADAGQRILAPEDLRFARALRNDSANASEPDPARPAPAMPQATAAAPGQGAQNTQPGQNAPGGVPASPFAPAVPEGQTPPPAPAATMFDYVFQVAAFKDEDSVDSLRQRLEGRGLRTRMQRDGKLFLVLVLLRGDAARAAEVPQIMQELHLGQPIVRSRKPAMP
- a CDS encoding catalase, which encodes MADNMKNKDSLTTNAGAPVPNNNHALTAGPRGPMLMQDVWFQEKLAHFDREVIPERRMHARGSGAYGTFTVTHDLTKYTRASLFAEIGKKTDVFARFSTVAGERGAADAERDIRGFALKFYTDQGNWDMVGNNTPVFFLRDPLNFPDLNHVVKRNPRTNMHSAKDNWDFWTLLPEALHQVTVVMSDRGIPASYRHMHGFGSHTYSLINAKNERFWVKFHFRTQQGIKNLTDAEAQELIGRDRDSHQRDLYEHIEKGDYPRWTLYFQIMPEEDAEKLPYHPFDLTKVWYHKDYPLMEVGVLELNRNPENYFAEVEQAAFNPSNLVPGIGVSPDKMLQGRLFSYGDAQRYRLGVNHHLIPVNKSRCPYHSFHRDGQMRVDGNYGSYTSYEPNSEGAWQEQPEFAEPPLKISGDAARWNYPCDDADYFEQPGKLFRLMSPEQKEALFGNTARALGDAPKEIKLRHIRNCAKADPAYGAGVAKACGIPESEI
- a CDS encoding sigma 54-interacting transcriptional regulator, whose product is MHSKEMLEKRISYEKMLAEISEMAVRVNDMDAFLQQALQRMGVTLHVSRVFMFGYQHEDRTFACRCGWDDPELGVRRGSGGIVLHIPDAAGELTSGTVLNYPDTATMPFKNYRDHLLASGVKSTLNVPLFVYGSMYGFIGFDEHRFHRQWHDSDLYILTTAAQILSRAIENKIYERELVENKNLLESIFGSVQDAIITVDASLRIITANRAAAGICHRNIAAGKRFDLCASDCTRACLALLKETLQTQRSLRDSQICCFRGGGREQMAAVNCSPLLNGEGGFLGGVLVIRDITRLARLENALRERRNYQGIIGQSEKMQKVYDLLHTLADMNTTVLITGESGTGKEKIAHALHYGGRRAGRPFIRVNCSALAESLLESELFGHAKGAFTGADRESVGRFEAAHGGTILLDEIGDISPLIQLKLLRVLEEKEIERVGEATPRKVDVRVLAATHRDLKKAIAEGTFREDLYYRLNVMNIRIPPLRDRVEDIPLLAEHFRLKFNGQYAKSIAGVSTEVMEIFMGHPWPGNVRELEHVIERAFVLCGGEMIRPEHIALEAAARPARREETVAASPADEKQRLLVALEKAAWNISKSARLLGVSRWTLYRRLLRHGLERPGEEL